TAGGATGGTAGGTGGGGAAATGCGTCGGGCGTTGGCCCGCGCTTCTTGTCAGTGCGCGCGGGTTTTGTCCTTGCGTTGCGCGGCGGGCTTGGCGCCCGCGGACTGGTGTTCACTGCTAGCCGCGAGCTTCCAGTCGGTCACATCGCGTCTGGTGCTGACTTGCTTGTCCGCGTACATGGCGGCGCCGGGTGAGATCGGGTCGCGAGCCGGGAATGTCATCTCCAGCGATTCGTCCACGGCCTCCTGGTAGGTGTAACTTTCCTCGGCTGGGGGGACTAACGCGCGGGCACTGGTCCCCGACTTGCGGTGCGAGGTCCTGACCTTGTGCATGATGGCTCCTGTGTCGGTGTGATTCGACCGGTCATCGTCGGCGGCGAACGCCTGCAAGGTGCTACGCTGCCTTGCAGGCGATAAGACTCGCCGGGTGCTTGCCGACCCATCACGACTTGTGGATGACCAGATGATTTTCTACCGATTTCACGCCGGTGACACCGTGGACAACGTCGGCTGCCATCTGCCTTTCTGCCGCGGACGGAACGCTGCCGGTCAGCCGAACCACGCCTTCGCGGGTGCGCACGTGGACGTGCATCGAACTCAGATTCTTTTGCTCGAGCAGGCTGGCCTTGACCTTGGTCGTGATGGCCGTGTCGCTCATGCCTTCACCAACCGTCCCATGCGTGGGATTGGGGTTCATGGGCGACGCCGCAGGGGCGTCCGCCGCGCCTTGGCTAAGCGGAGCATAGAAGCTCGCCGCGAGCATGATGCATGCGGAGCCGGAGGCGAATTTGGTGAGCGGGATGGATTTCATTCGAACTACCTCGATTCGGATCGAATCAGTGATTGCAGACGCGGAGTGCTCCGGTACGCGAACCGCCCTGAAAAAGGCGGCCGTCCGGCTTGGCATCACGAAAGAGTCTCTCCTTCATCACGCAGCCCCCGACAGAATAAGACTGACGCCAATTTGCCTTGAAGTCGGTACGATGGCGGACACGTATGAAATTCTTGCGCGTAC
The sequence above is drawn from the Cupriavidus sp. D39 genome and encodes:
- a CDS encoding BON domain-containing protein; this encodes MKSIPLTKFASGSACIMLAASFYAPLSQGAADAPAASPMNPNPTHGTVGEGMSDTAITTKVKASLLEQKNLSSMHVHVRTREGVVRLTGSVPSAAERQMAADVVHGVTGVKSVENHLVIHKS